From a single bacterium genomic region:
- the flgA gene encoding flagellar basal body P-ring formation protein FlgA — protein sequence MIKRLLTTVASLLMLLAASHVQATKNTPLEIENALRLQLIDTNYEYLITLSTVPPVFPEVYDSLRVEMIGESQPFGNCWFKVFVYANQTIVANATLNAQVRWYQDALVSTRNVPRGEALSADMFTAMRREINSLTDPFVATIDDIEGMEASRTIPQGKTLTYGMVKPEEVIKRGDHVTIMFRSGSVQITASGEARQAGARGESIKVKNLLTNKIIMAEVQDEQLVTVVR from the coding sequence GTGATTAAGAGATTACTTACTACAGTCGCCTCACTACTAATGTTGCTCGCAGCGAGTCACGTTCAAGCAACAAAGAATACTCCACTGGAGATTGAGAATGCGTTGCGACTTCAGCTCATCGATACCAACTACGAGTATCTGATAACGCTTTCCACGGTGCCTCCGGTGTTTCCGGAAGTCTACGACAGCCTTCGAGTCGAAATGATTGGCGAGTCGCAACCATTCGGCAATTGCTGGTTCAAGGTGTTTGTATATGCAAATCAGACAATCGTCGCTAATGCTACCCTCAACGCGCAGGTCCGTTGGTATCAGGATGCTCTAGTCTCGACACGAAATGTTCCTCGCGGTGAAGCGCTGTCCGCTGACATGTTCACCGCAATGCGGCGAGAGATCAACTCACTTACCGACCCCTTTGTCGCAACAATTGACGACATCGAGGGCATGGAAGCAAGCCGCACGATTCCGCAAGGGAAGACCCTGACATACGGCATGGTCAAGCCTGAGGAAGTGATCAAGCGTGGTGACCACGTCACGATCATGTTCCGTTCCGGCAGCGTCCAAATCACCGCATCGGGTGAAGCTCGTCAGGCAGGAGCACGCGGCGAGTCGATCAAAGTCAAGAATCTGTTAACGAACAAGATCATAATGGCAGAGGTTCAGGATGAACAGCTTGTTACAGTCGTACGCTAA
- a CDS encoding transglycosylase SLT domain-containing protein has protein sequence MMKINNLPAPMEIAPAKTPLDSKLQRQLKLKQATQAFESIFIAQLLKSMRSSSLEDKGKEESGFGKDIMLSMADESVAKQLAKTGMIGIGEVLYNNLLKRLGEETQVSTGLEITSKRHIDGVAPPRSAKEVEPEHFDSHQSKPATSPPIQEKVPTVPQPTNTKVIGPVESQQVTHAPQVNSPAHDRLSKYVDHIRSASIESNIPEDLLRAVIMQESSGNERATSNRGAAGLMQLMPDTARSVGVTNLYDAEENIKGGARYLRQMFDRFGDIESALAAYNAGPGNVEKHNGIPPFAETQNYVKRILSQLSEGKQVNKSSQDTDIKK, from the coding sequence ATGATGAAGATCAACAATCTCCCGGCACCGATGGAGATTGCTCCAGCCAAGACGCCGCTCGACAGCAAGTTGCAGCGGCAGTTGAAACTCAAGCAAGCTACACAAGCTTTCGAATCAATATTCATCGCACAATTGCTCAAAAGCATGCGCTCGAGTTCTCTTGAAGACAAGGGAAAGGAAGAAAGCGGATTCGGCAAAGATATCATGTTATCTATGGCCGACGAAAGCGTCGCAAAACAGCTTGCCAAGACAGGGATGATTGGAATTGGAGAAGTACTCTACAACAACCTCTTGAAGCGGCTGGGTGAAGAAACGCAGGTTAGCACCGGGCTCGAAATCACGTCAAAGCGGCACATTGACGGTGTCGCACCGCCCCGTTCAGCGAAGGAAGTTGAGCCGGAGCACTTCGATTCACATCAATCGAAACCGGCAACTAGTCCTCCAATTCAGGAAAAGGTGCCGACCGTGCCTCAGCCCACCAATACTAAGGTTATCGGTCCGGTCGAGAGTCAGCAGGTGACCCACGCTCCGCAAGTCAACAGTCCAGCACACGATCGCCTTAGCAAGTATGTGGACCACATCCGCAGCGCCTCGATTGAGTCAAATATACCGGAAGATCTGCTTCGCGCCGTTATCATGCAGGAATCCTCCGGAAACGAACGAGCGACGTCAAATCGTGGAGCGGCTGGCTTGATGCAGCTAATGCCTGACACGGCTCGCTCAGTCGGTGTAACTAATCTTTACGACGCAGAAGAGAATATCAAGGGTGGTGCCAGATACTTGCGCCAGATGTTCGATCGCTTCGGTGACATCGAGTCGGCACTGGCGGCTTACAACGCCGGACCGGGCAATGTTGAGAAACACAATGGGATCCCGCCGTTTGCAGAAACACAAAACTATGTGAAGCGCATTCTATCTCAACTTTCTGAAGGCAAGCAGGTTAATAAATCCTCGCAGGATACCGACATAAAGAAGTAA
- the flgG gene encoding flagellar basal-body rod protein FlgG → MIRSLRTAASGMSAQQMNVDNIANNLANVNTTGFKKSKVEFQDIMYQSLRKPGVTASTGAVTPTSLDIGYGTRPVATTRQFSVGELSQTGNPLDVAIDGDGFYQIQKPDGTTAYTRDGSLKLTADGRLATSDGFYLTPDITIPEDAISISIGFDGRVSVNQAGSNDPQEVGQIELARFINPAGLSAIGHNLYEETPASGAPITCTASEDGFGKINQGYLEMSNVDVVSEMVNMIVAQRAYEINSKAIQTADDMSSLVNNLKR, encoded by the coding sequence ATGATTAGATCTCTCAGAACTGCTGCATCCGGAATGTCCGCCCAGCAAATGAATGTTGACAACATTGCGAACAACCTCGCGAACGTGAATACGACCGGCTTCAAGAAGTCCAAGGTCGAGTTTCAAGACATTATGTACCAGTCACTGCGGAAGCCCGGGGTGACCGCATCGACAGGTGCAGTGACACCGACGTCACTCGATATCGGCTACGGCACACGCCCGGTTGCAACTACCCGACAGTTTTCAGTTGGAGAACTTTCGCAGACGGGGAATCCGCTTGACGTCGCAATCGACGGTGATGGATTCTATCAAATCCAGAAACCGGACGGCACAACAGCATACACTCGTGACGGCAGTCTGAAATTGACCGCCGATGGCCGCCTTGCGACATCCGATGGTTTCTACTTAACACCCGATATCACAATTCCTGAAGACGCGATTTCAATTTCGATCGGCTTTGATGGACGAGTCTCGGTCAATCAGGCCGGTTCCAACGATCCGCAAGAAGTTGGGCAGATTGAATTGGCGCGGTTCATCAACCCGGCTGGACTTTCGGCAATCGGTCACAACCTTTACGAAGAGACACCGGCATCTGGCGCTCCAATTACCTGCACGGCTTCGGAAGACGGATTCGGAAAGATCAATCAGGGTTACCTGGAAATGTCCAACGTCGATGTCGTGAGTGAAATGGTGAACATGATTGTCGCGCAACGCGCATACGAAATCAACTCCAAAGCAATCCAAACTGCCGACGACATGAGCAGCTTGGTCAACAACCTGAAGAGATAG
- the flgL gene encoding flagellar hook-associated protein FlgL, with amino-acid sequence MRVTHEMISNQVVFNLQNSISRFFKLQNMMSTNKRINKVSDDPIGTVKDLSYRERLTEITQFKANISIGSTWLASSDRAIADMNSAIKDAQSIAVEMSNDTNDENAREAAANEVQSLFDQIIGAGNSQLQNNYLFSGYRTRTQPFETNSNGVVYRGDTGIMEYTVDTRSKVQINTIGSNLLTKPFQAIGASADVKLGITGATTLASLHLNQGVDLAPGTFTVTNQNTNTAVTIDISAATDIQSAITAINTQLTAGGITNVTASIGLEGNNLRLVAVDSPTVTSATPLTNLNAGLGIDTSPGKFTIRNGAGTTSVAIDISAAVTLGDVITAINTQLTTAGVANVTAAINGSGNGISITDTNGIPLDLRVEEFGPLENTAASLGILGQVDPVLVGTALNPRPAFSVAETAPGETTATDLGLVGLFNYSQVGQALQPQLTPTDLLTQFNNGNGFAAGTIRIAHGDSAYEIDLADTSIVTVQDLIDRFNNSGFAITASINSAGTGIQIVNDDPSRTLMVTNGDDDRSASALGISGAADVLGSMMLLTKALREDDGETIQQMVGTLSDSLTTVLNERASTGAKGIHMETTLNRLQEYEVYYTKLLSDVEDADLTKLITDLAMQENAYSAALNSAAKIIQPSLLDFIR; translated from the coding sequence ATGCGCGTAACTCATGAGATGATATCGAACCAGGTTGTATTCAACCTGCAAAACAGCATTTCGCGCTTCTTCAAGCTCCAAAACATGATGTCGACCAACAAGCGCATCAACAAAGTGTCCGATGATCCAATCGGCACTGTGAAGGACTTGTCGTACCGCGAACGTCTCACGGAGATCACGCAATTCAAAGCCAACATATCTATTGGAAGCACATGGCTGGCATCGTCGGATCGTGCGATTGCCGACATGAATTCAGCCATAAAGGACGCTCAGTCTATCGCGGTCGAAATGTCCAATGATACAAACGACGAGAATGCTCGCGAAGCGGCCGCCAACGAAGTCCAATCGCTGTTCGATCAGATAATCGGTGCAGGAAACTCGCAACTTCAGAACAACTACTTATTCTCAGGCTATCGCACGCGAACACAGCCATTTGAGACCAACTCGAATGGAGTGGTTTATCGCGGTGATACCGGCATCATGGAATACACCGTTGATACACGATCAAAAGTGCAGATCAACACAATTGGATCAAACCTGCTTACAAAGCCGTTCCAAGCCATCGGAGCGAGTGCGGATGTGAAGCTCGGCATAACGGGCGCGACCACGCTTGCAAGCCTGCACCTTAACCAAGGTGTAGACTTGGCTCCAGGTACGTTCACGGTTACAAACCAGAACACAAACACAGCAGTCACAATAGACATTTCGGCTGCAACAGACATACAAAGTGCAATTACTGCAATCAATACTCAACTGACTGCGGGTGGGATCACGAACGTCACCGCATCGATCGGTCTTGAAGGCAATAACCTCAGACTGGTTGCGGTCGATTCTCCGACTGTCACATCAGCCACGCCATTGACTAACCTCAATGCTGGTCTTGGAATTGATACAAGTCCGGGCAAGTTTACGATCCGTAACGGTGCAGGTACGACGAGTGTTGCAATCGACATTTCTGCGGCAGTCACGTTAGGTGATGTCATCACCGCCATCAACACGCAGTTAACCACCGCCGGTGTGGCGAATGTTACTGCAGCCATCAATGGCTCCGGCAATGGCATCAGCATAACCGATACAAACGGAATCCCTCTTGATCTCCGTGTCGAAGAGTTTGGCCCGCTTGAGAATACAGCTGCTAGCCTGGGAATCCTCGGACAAGTTGACCCGGTGCTTGTCGGAACAGCACTAAATCCACGACCGGCGTTTAGCGTTGCTGAAACTGCGCCAGGTGAAACAACGGCCACGGACTTGGGACTTGTTGGATTGTTCAACTACAGTCAAGTTGGACAGGCGCTTCAGCCTCAATTGACACCAACTGACCTCCTGACTCAGTTCAACAATGGCAATGGCTTCGCTGCCGGTACAATTCGAATCGCACACGGCGATTCTGCGTACGAGATCGACTTGGCTGATACATCGATCGTCACTGTGCAGGACTTGATTGATCGTTTCAACAACTCCGGGTTTGCAATCACGGCGTCGATTAATAGCGCTGGAACCGGAATTCAGATCGTCAATGACGATCCAAGCCGGACGCTCATGGTGACAAACGGTGATGATGACAGATCGGCATCCGCTCTGGGTATCTCGGGCGCAGCTGATGTGTTGGGTTCGATGATGCTTCTCACCAAGGCACTCCGAGAAGACGATGGCGAGACGATTCAGCAAATGGTCGGCACGCTAAGCGATTCGCTGACTACCGTTTTGAATGAACGTGCCTCTACCGGTGCCAAAGGCATCCACATGGAAACGACACTGAATCGACTACAGGAGTACGAAGTTTACTATACAAAGCTGCTGTCCGATGTCGAAGATGCGGACCTTACAAAACTAATCACAGATTTGGCTATGCAAGAGAACGCCTATTCAGCGGCGCTCAACTCGGCGGCAAAGATCATTCAACCATCGCTTTTGGATTTTATCAGATAA
- the csrA gene encoding carbon storage regulator CsrA translates to MLILTRKLGESITIGDNIKVTVLGIYGRQVRLGIDAPLKVVVHREEVYVKIQNENRKAAQAGKKDLMSVVTMLKNKFKGDIKPDGEQKSELEYRESKKKNHDDNIRPEGKH, encoded by the coding sequence TTGTTAATACTAACAAGGAAGTTAGGCGAGTCCATCACTATCGGCGACAATATCAAGGTCACCGTGCTCGGCATCTATGGCCGGCAAGTTCGTCTCGGTATCGATGCTCCGCTGAAGGTCGTCGTTCATCGCGAAGAGGTCTATGTAAAGATCCAGAACGAGAACCGCAAAGCGGCTCAGGCAGGCAAGAAAGACCTGATGTCAGTAGTGACAATGCTCAAGAACAAGTTCAAAGGCGACATCAAGCCGGACGGCGAGCAAAAATCCGAGCTTGAGTATCGCGAGTCGAAAAAGAAGAACCATGACGACAACATAAGACCAGAAGGCAAACATTAG
- a CDS encoding glycosyltransferase, which produces MVNPKDAGPQESTEQVVTAADKAAALVEEASARIAKKDLRGAASILDKACLLQPRSIDLLSSTAMTWLQAGEPLRAEEYFSRALRFVPNNTDILHNLALVRTALGRFEAAAECLHKLIMLAPLEPAAYNDLAILEEESGNLAGALNTFQRGAKLKSASKKLFTNFLDFCQRHAGLTDLQAVRSQYLDRWGADAVLLEWEKRNTKSPVAEVEAGAPSVPVVPQVKRAKIAVFASYRTFIDPVIANLKTHHDLRVFEKGSEAEMKSLLEWCDLAWFEWCDQLVIAASKMPKKCKMICRLHSYEVFSDMPRQVDWSKIDHLVLVSDAVKELLSYNFNVPCPITVIHNGVDLEKFTIPPNKKPGKKICSIGYINYKKNPAMLLYCFKAIHDYDPGYTFHLAGEHQDARIQVYFAHLLPRLNIPVSFDGWVEDVPAYMRDKDFVISTSLFESFHYSIAEGMASGVLPLIHDWLGADQLYPKQYVFTTPNDSVRLLKEIESGNRPQMQQECRNFIAGRYDNRRQLKKIESLITSILSGENREASNG; this is translated from the coding sequence ATGGTCAACCCCAAGGACGCCGGTCCGCAGGAATCAACCGAGCAGGTTGTTACTGCAGCCGACAAAGCCGCCGCACTCGTTGAAGAAGCCTCAGCAAGAATAGCGAAGAAAGATCTCCGCGGCGCCGCATCGATACTCGATAAGGCGTGCTTATTGCAGCCTCGCTCAATCGATCTGTTAAGCTCCACCGCCATGACCTGGCTTCAAGCCGGCGAACCACTGCGGGCTGAGGAGTACTTCTCTCGAGCTTTGAGGTTTGTTCCGAACAATACAGACATACTACACAATTTGGCACTCGTGCGAACTGCGCTTGGCAGATTCGAAGCTGCAGCAGAGTGTCTCCACAAGTTGATAATGCTGGCACCGCTGGAGCCAGCGGCCTACAACGACCTTGCGATTCTTGAAGAAGAGAGCGGCAATCTCGCCGGCGCACTGAATACCTTTCAACGCGGAGCAAAACTGAAATCCGCAAGCAAGAAGCTGTTCACAAACTTCCTCGATTTCTGTCAACGCCACGCCGGCTTGACCGACTTGCAGGCAGTGCGTTCGCAGTATCTTGACCGCTGGGGCGCAGATGCAGTATTGCTTGAATGGGAAAAACGCAACACAAAGAGTCCAGTGGCAGAAGTGGAAGCTGGAGCACCGAGTGTGCCTGTCGTTCCACAAGTGAAACGCGCCAAGATCGCGGTGTTTGCTTCATACCGCACATTCATTGATCCCGTCATCGCGAACCTCAAAACGCACCACGATCTACGAGTCTTCGAAAAGGGCTCGGAAGCGGAAATGAAGTCCCTACTGGAGTGGTGCGACCTTGCCTGGTTCGAATGGTGCGATCAACTGGTGATCGCGGCCTCAAAGATGCCCAAGAAGTGCAAGATGATCTGCAGACTGCACAGCTACGAAGTGTTTTCAGATATGCCGCGTCAGGTAGATTGGAGCAAGATCGACCATCTTGTACTTGTGAGTGATGCTGTAAAGGAACTTTTGAGCTACAATTTCAACGTGCCCTGTCCGATTACGGTCATTCATAATGGCGTTGATCTCGAGAAATTCACGATTCCACCGAACAAGAAGCCGGGGAAGAAGATTTGCTCGATTGGTTACATCAACTACAAGAAGAACCCGGCGATGCTGTTGTACTGCTTCAAGGCGATTCACGATTACGATCCCGGATATACATTCCATCTTGCCGGCGAACATCAGGATGCACGGATTCAGGTCTACTTCGCACACCTTCTGCCCAGACTCAACATCCCGGTATCATTCGACGGATGGGTCGAAGATGTACCGGCATATATGCGTGACAAAGACTTCGTAATTTCAACCTCGCTGTTTGAGTCTTTCCATTATTCGATAGCCGAAGGAATGGCTTCGGGAGTGTTGCCGCTAATTCATGATTGGCTTGGCGCCGACCAATTGTATCCGAAGCAGTATGTCTTTACTACACCCAATGACTCTGTACGCCTTCTCAAGGAAATCGAAAGCGGTAATCGCCCTCAAATGCAGCAAGAGTGTCGCAATTTCATTGCCGGGCGATATGACAATCGCCGGCAGCTTAAGAAAATCGAATCATTGATCACATCAATACTATCCGGCGAGAATCGAGAGGCAAGCAATGGCTAA
- the flgK gene encoding flagellar hook-associated protein FlgK, translating to MPGLFLGLEMGKRALMTQQLALTTSGHNVANAATPGFSRQRVVISQSNPLNTTEGNIGTGVSVSGVRQVRDLFLSTQLRADSGKLARWETSHKALSQVELFFNEPGDKGLNQLITDFFNSWENLATNPNARVTVLEKSKVLVNAFHEQANQLADLRESVDADIKGRTSEINQLAVQIASLNRQISTAELGGDSANDLRDKRDLLIDNLSSYASVRTIERSNGTAAVMIGSMSLVDGVDFLQIETKTIQRGSSTATVAVWENTNFEIDFAGGEIQALEQMRDSTIPDMQKDLDLLATTIIERVNAVHAAGTGAQGSTGINFFDPYRLTAGTMEVNIDVESDPNLIAASITGEPGDTRNAQAISELRYQRVLQSGTATINEYYASMVGTLGIRTQEAETLKDNYNLLVTQLDNARQQVQGVSIDEEVTNMIKYQRAYEAAARVITFVDSALETVISGMGVTR from the coding sequence ATGCCCGGATTGTTTCTCGGACTCGAAATGGGCAAGCGCGCCCTGATGACTCAGCAACTGGCGTTAACGACTTCTGGTCACAACGTTGCCAATGCGGCAACACCGGGCTTCTCTCGTCAGCGCGTGGTAATCTCACAGTCAAATCCGTTGAACACGACGGAAGGCAACATTGGTACCGGCGTTTCAGTTAGCGGCGTGCGACAAGTCCGCGATTTGTTTCTAAGTACACAATTACGCGCCGACAGCGGCAAGCTTGCACGCTGGGAGACCTCTCATAAGGCGCTTTCCCAGGTGGAGCTGTTTTTTAATGAGCCGGGAGATAAGGGACTAAATCAGCTTATTACCGATTTCTTCAATAGTTGGGAAAACTTAGCGACTAACCCGAATGCTCGAGTGACAGTACTCGAAAAGTCAAAGGTTTTGGTTAACGCGTTCCACGAACAAGCGAACCAGTTGGCGGATCTGCGCGAAAGCGTTGACGCCGATATTAAAGGCCGCACGAGCGAGATCAATCAGCTTGCAGTCCAAATCGCCAGCTTGAATCGTCAAATCTCGACAGCCGAATTGGGCGGCGACAGCGCCAACGATCTGCGGGACAAGAGAGACCTTCTGATTGACAACTTATCCAGCTACGCCAGCGTTCGCACTATTGAGCGATCAAATGGCACCGCGGCTGTGATGATCGGTTCGATGAGTCTGGTCGACGGCGTAGACTTCCTTCAGATAGAAACCAAAACCATTCAGCGCGGAAGTTCTACCGCGACAGTGGCGGTTTGGGAAAACACCAATTTTGAGATCGATTTTGCTGGGGGCGAAATACAGGCACTTGAGCAGATGCGGGATTCGACTATTCCCGATATGCAGAAGGACCTTGACCTCCTTGCGACAACAATCATCGAGCGCGTCAACGCGGTCCACGCAGCTGGAACCGGCGCGCAAGGGTCGACCGGCATCAACTTCTTCGATCCCTATCGTCTTACCGCGGGAACGATGGAAGTTAATATTGATGTGGAAAGTGATCCAAACCTGATTGCAGCCTCGATAACTGGTGAACCAGGCGACACTCGAAATGCGCAGGCAATCTCTGAACTACGATATCAGCGCGTGCTCCAGTCGGGCACGGCAACTATAAACGAATACTATGCATCAATGGTGGGAACACTCGGCATCCGGACACAGGAAGCCGAAACCCTGAAAGACAATTACAATTTGCTGGTGACCCAATTGGACAATGCCCGCCAACAGGTGCAGGGAGTGTCGATTGATGAGGAAGTGACGAACATGATCAAATACCAGCGTGCCTACGAAGCGGCAGCTCGGGTGATCACTTTCGTCGACTCAGCTCTGGAGACCGTGATAAGCGGTATGGGCGTCACCAGATAA
- the fliW gene encoding flagellar assembly protein FliW, translating to MEVQTRQFGTIEVDDTEVLQIPKGLLGFEGLEHFVLIESAECLPFRWLQCIDAPDLAFVVVSPVVFFPDYRVAVHAKEVADIEVEDPHDVEIYVVVTIPERLEDMTANLQGPILVNKRNNRVKQLVLTDSLYSVAHSVVKQMERRQQVNTQRATPVQIS from the coding sequence ATGGAAGTTCAGACCCGACAATTCGGAACAATTGAAGTAGACGACACAGAGGTTCTTCAGATCCCCAAAGGGCTGCTGGGATTTGAAGGGTTAGAGCATTTTGTCCTGATTGAAAGCGCAGAATGCTTGCCGTTTCGTTGGCTTCAGTGCATTGACGCACCAGACCTGGCTTTTGTAGTAGTCAGCCCCGTGGTGTTCTTCCCCGATTACCGCGTGGCGGTACACGCCAAGGAAGTGGCGGACATCGAAGTAGAGGATCCACATGATGTGGAAATCTATGTCGTAGTCACCATTCCGGAGCGATTGGAAGATATGACCGCTAACTTGCAAGGGCCGATTCTTGTGAATAAGCGCAACAATCGTGTGAAGCAGCTTGTTCTGACGGACAGCCTATACTCAGTTGCTCACTCGGTGGTCAAACAAATGGAACGCAGACAACAGGTCAATACCCAGCGGGCAACGCCGGTTCAGATATCGTAG
- the flgN gene encoding flagellar export chaperone FlgN, translating into MEAKIIRLIKLIGEEVLIFETFLQYLNRQQEALVNNNLEALQTVTRDQELLAVRTTQVEQERKALVAELSVDLKRDQHDLTLSELTKLVSEPESNQIHSLQNTLLGLHDQISTIKARNDFLIRKSMEYINTTMSQLGLAEPPEKQTYSPESTRTSKASKTALVDRRV; encoded by the coding sequence TTGGAAGCCAAAATCATAAGATTGATAAAGTTAATCGGCGAGGAAGTACTCATTTTCGAGACCTTCCTTCAATACTTGAATCGCCAGCAGGAAGCGCTCGTGAACAACAATCTCGAGGCGCTGCAGACAGTTACTCGCGATCAAGAACTTCTCGCTGTTCGCACAACGCAGGTCGAACAAGAGCGCAAGGCACTTGTGGCCGAGCTGTCGGTTGACCTCAAGCGTGACCAGCACGACCTCACCCTCAGCGAACTCACAAAGTTAGTATCTGAACCCGAGTCAAATCAGATTCACTCGCTACAGAATACGCTGCTTGGTTTGCACGATCAAATTTCGACAATCAAAGCTCGCAACGATTTTCTGATTCGCAAGTCGATGGAATACATCAATACGACGATGTCGCAACTGGGCCTTGCAGAGCCGCCGGAAAAACAGACCTACTCGCCTGAGAGTACCCGAACTTCCAAAGCGTCAAAAACGGCGCTTGTCGATCGGAGAGTGTAG
- a CDS encoding flagellar basal body L-ring protein FlgH, whose product MNSLLQSYAKIAALMLLFAGISAPSLHAQRVGTDGSFFTDIKAHRVGDLLTVIIYESTEASNESAMKTEESSDGSTNSTGGVGPLNFIPLFSANNASETAYDGKGSNSRRGSIRARMTVEVIAERNNGDLVIQGSRNIEINAEQETMVLSGIVRRADVNPDNTVNSYNIANAKINYTGKGPAADGSKPGLITRILNWVF is encoded by the coding sequence ATGAACAGCTTGTTACAGTCGTACGCTAAAATTGCAGCATTGATGCTGTTGTTTGCTGGAATATCAGCACCGTCATTACACGCCCAGCGTGTCGGTACGGACGGATCTTTCTTCACAGACATAAAAGCCCACCGGGTCGGAGATCTGCTTACGGTTATCATTTACGAAAGCACGGAAGCTTCGAATGAGTCGGCGATGAAGACGGAAGAATCAAGCGATGGTTCAACCAATAGCACCGGCGGCGTTGGACCGCTCAATTTCATTCCATTGTTCTCAGCAAATAACGCCAGCGAGACAGCTTACGACGGCAAAGGCTCAAACAGCCGGCGTGGAAGCATTCGCGCGCGGATGACTGTCGAAGTTATCGCCGAGCGGAACAACGGTGACCTTGTTATCCAAGGCTCGCGCAACATCGAGATCAATGCAGAACAAGAAACTATGGTGCTGAGCGGGATCGTGCGCCGCGCCGATGTCAACCCTGACAACACGGTCAACTCTTACAACATCGCAAACGCAAAGATTAATTACACCGGCAAGGGACCAGCCGCAGATGGTTCCAAACCTGGCCTCATTACCAGAATTCTCAATTGGGTTTTCTAA
- the flgF gene encoding flagellar basal-body rod protein FlgF, producing the protein MIKGIYNTAASMVPRVRKQEVIANNMANAETAGYKQDSLFLRVFKSQPEVKSLKNLNGPSWGVRMIDKLYVDHTEGSLEATGRDLDVAIQGDGFFVVETPTGEAYTRNGSFTLGPDGTLVNADGFPVLSEGGPITLTDEKVTIGTDGVVTLGNALVSRLRLVAFEDAGELIKTSGTLFKAPANVLPIAPATMNVRQGYLEKSNVNIMREMVDMIDSYRMFETGQKMIQIQDDTLSKAVNELPRV; encoded by the coding sequence ATGATTAAAGGTATTTACAACACAGCAGCATCGATGGTCCCTCGCGTTCGCAAACAAGAGGTGATCGCAAACAACATGGCTAACGCCGAGACTGCCGGATACAAGCAGGACTCATTGTTCTTGCGTGTCTTCAAGAGTCAGCCAGAAGTCAAAAGTCTCAAGAATCTGAATGGTCCTTCCTGGGGAGTTCGGATGATTGACAAACTGTATGTCGATCATACTGAAGGTTCTCTAGAAGCGACCGGCCGTGATCTGGATGTTGCCATTCAAGGCGATGGTTTCTTCGTAGTCGAGACACCGACCGGAGAAGCTTACACCCGCAACGGCAGTTTCACTCTTGGTCCCGATGGCACGCTGGTCAATGCTGATGGATTTCCAGTCCTCTCCGAAGGCGGACCAATCACTCTTACAGATGAAAAGGTCACTATCGGAACTGACGGAGTGGTCACACTTGGCAACGCTCTTGTCAGTCGCTTGAGATTGGTCGCGTTTGAAGACGCTGGTGAACTGATTAAGACATCGGGCACACTATTTAAGGCCCCGGCAAATGTACTGCCAATCGCACCTGCCACGATGAACGTGCGGCAGGGATATCTTGAAAAGTCGAATGTAAACATCATGCGCGAAATGGTCGACATGATCGACTCATATCGCATGTTTGAAACCGGGCAGAAGATGATCCAGATACAGGATGACACTTTGTCCAAGGCAGTAAACGAACTGCCGCGAGTTTAA